In a genomic window of Phaeodactylum tricornutum CCAP 1055/1 chromosome 6, whole genome shotgun sequence:
- a CDS encoding predicted protein, with product MVTFGERLLSSEDEPYLKDPINQMKSQWTVLLLTWISWIFALVTVTRCTFIKIVSDDESSSDIKSLGLFSVPIYTADKDIRGCVSYESNDGRTGGFKAGRAFSIFLVVTISIAFVIVNGMMLFIQTHMTRRLMYLLVRVCVPVAFIANTLTFVTFSMEECSEKGTKCSPGGAAIVAILNVLVLFILAVLVIVTPAPSQCAFQFVYDFTKVAPRDHSGQSSSSEQKHAQGDIYRSPPKKKNKKNIFRKRREENPENQDDLEQI from the exons ATGGTGACTTTTGGAGAACGGTTGCTTTCATCGGAAGATGAGCCATACTTGAAGGACCCAATTAATCAAATGAAGTCACA ATGGACAGTGCTATTGCTCACTTGGATAAGTTGGATTTTTGCTTTGGTTACCGTGACACGTTGTACGTTCATCAAGATTGTATCGGACGATGAGAGCTCTTCAGACATAAAAAGTCTCGGACTTTTTTCTGTGCCAATCTACACTGCTGATAAAGACATCCGTGGATGTGTCTCATATGAAAGTAATGACGGTCGAACCGGTGGTTTTAAAGCTGGACGcgctttctcaattttccTCGTGGTGACCATTTCAATCGCTTTTGTCATTGTGAACGGGATGATGCTGTTCATTCAAACACACATGACTCGGCGACTGATGTATTTGCTTGTTCGTGTATGTGTCCCTGTGGCCTTCATCGCAAATACTCTAACATTTGTGACGTTCTCGATGGAAGAATGCAGTGAAAAGGGAACAAAGTGTTCTCCCGGAGGAGCTGCCATTGTGGCAATTTTGAATGTTCTTGTTTTGTTCATCTTGGCTGTTCTTGTAATTGTCACGCCAGCGCCCAGTCAATGCGCTTTTCAGTTTGTGTACGATTTTACCAAGGTCGCCCCGAGGGATCATAGCGGGCAATCTTCATCCTCGGAGCAGAAACACGCGCAGGGAGATATATATCGTTCACctcccaaaaagaagaacaaaaagaataTCTTCCGAAAGCGCCGAGAAGAGAACCCGGAGAATCAAGATGACTTGGAACAAATCTAA
- a CDS encoding predicted protein, which produces MQRIVPLNWPESKLTRSSASQNDTITSVLHLTVRNESLMKEPFPMPRLQTNQRPEQRQDQQNVDDYSVESPSFPWLSRLFPSRKPPMKPTILVLSALSFLFATLQLSHCSFMHTGLPGSEVAMGLFSTTAYDKNGASIGCLAYTDQIQMDGMFRAGRAFGTITALWTGTAFLLLLVALTFCPPRTEKLWNIARGLLTTATITQMFTFFVMGSEQCPTNDCFLSGVGVLAVFNTFVLLGVSSMTYLEAIPVEPWLVLSNDDCDVAHNDTSVTPIAQEECVPHASCSTTGISSNPANLLDTVLPNPEVLEMKDVDLNDKHDEPSDADPSSSDASVQSHDPAENVAHERDTFISTIGTHHRNKLRLLSFGLVLAAWSISLVGIQRCTFILVGLRETGKSNYSGLGLFSRAVYYNGEILGCVAYPDEVRGDFDSVFQASRAFGVFTVLLLTTVTILFCLQLFTNKAKSPIWLAVRVLLTCAVITQLLVFLVFKSDTCSINNMVECVPGGAGIMVVLNLFLILTLAVYTNKMEPPRNPVFLSWRNNNHEALLPVGQKLPIRSEELRQLPDGGTETEESGHIGDCANEARFPDVSEKQNYSANAGPSKHEYKEDTLDDIDMVKVQVKFTATEKKIVKEVTHADGSKTITTTVEELDIACNDDNGSKHNQRATIALASFPLSSEKSAVQESAQLLPENKCIHHEGCPTHFSTKSNTGWTCENHSNHSFQLTLGKKTSKHLAEQKNADMEEIDKYINQNS; this is translated from the coding sequence ATGCAACGGATCGTGCCGCTGAATTGGCCCGAATCGAAACTAACGCGCAGCTCTGCTTCACAAAATGACACGATCACCTCTGTGCTGCATTTGACTGTCAGGAACGAAAGCCTCATGAAGGAACCCTTTCCTATGCCGCGACTCCAAACCAACCAAAGACCAGAGCAAAGGCAAGACCAGCAAAATGTGGACGATTATAGCGTCGAAAGTCCTAGTTTTCCATGGTTGTCCAGGCTTTTCCCGAGTAGAAAACCACCAATGAAGCCTACAATTCTAGTGCTATCGGCTTTGTCCTTCCTGTTTGCCACCCTCCAGCTATCCCACTGTAGCTTTATGCATACTGGCTTGCCAGGCTCCGAAGTCGCCATGGGATTGTTTTCGACCACTGCCTACGACAAGAATGGCGCTTCGATCGGATGCCTCGCCTATACCGATCAGATCCAGATGGATGGCATGTTTCGCGCGGGACGAGCTTTCGGTACTATAACCGCACTGTGGACAGGTACTGCATTTCTATTGCTTCTTGTCGCTCTCACATTTTGCCCACCGAGGACCGAGAAACTCTGGAACATTGCACGTGGCTTGTTAACAACTGCGACGATTACGCAAATGTTCACCTTTTTCGTCATGGGTAGTGAGCAATGCCCAACCAACGACTGCTTTCTGTCAGGAGTGGGAGTACTGGCCGTCTTTAATACCTTTGTTTTGCTTGGAGTCAGTTCAATGACCTACCTTGAGGCGATTCCCGTCGAGCCGTGGTTGGTACTGAGTAACGACGACTGCGACGTTGCGCACAACGACACCTCGGTGACACCTATCGCGCAAGAAGAATGTGTGCCACACGCGAGTTGCAGTACCACTGGTATATCAAGCAACCCGGCCAATCTGCTTGACACAGTCTTACCCAATCCTGAGGTCTTGGAAATGAAAGATGTTGATCTCAACGACAAGCACGATGAGCCATCCGATGCTGATCCTTCCAGCTCGGACGCTTCCGTACAGAGTCACGACCCAGCCGAAAACGTAGCGCATGAACGGGATACATTTATCAGTACAATTGGCACGCACCATCGGAATAAACTTCGGCTCTTGAGCTTCGGGCTCGTTCTCGCGGCATGGTCTATCAGTTTAGTTGGGATACAACGTTGTACCTTTATATTAGTCGGACTCCGAGAAACGGGGAAGTCAAATTATTCTGGTTTGGGTCTCTTCAGTCGAGCGGTGTACTACAACGGCGAAATACTGGGATGCGTTGCGTATCCCGATGAAGTCCGGGGTGACTTTGATTCGGTCTTTCAAGCCAGCCGAGCTTTCGGTGTCTTCACGGTGCTTCTTTTGACAACCGTCACCATTCTCTTCTGTTTGCAGCTCTTTACTAACAAAGCCAAATCACCAATCTGGCTTGCTGTCCGCGTTTTGCTTACTTGTGCTGTCATTACCCAGCTACTGgtctttcttgtttttaAGTCGGACACTTGTTCGATCAATAACATGGTAGAATGCGTTCCAGGTGGTGCAGGCATTATGGTTGTCCTTAATCTCTTTCTAATACTAACTTTGGCAGTCTACACGAACAAAATGGAACCTCCGCGGAATCCTGTATTCCTTTCGTGGCGAAACAACAATCACGAAGCGCTTCTTCCTGTGGGCCAGAAGCTACCGATACGGAGCGAAGAATTGCGCCAGCTGCCGGACGGGGGAACCGAAACAGAAGAATCAGGCCACATTGGTGATTGTGCCAACGAAGCTCGCTTTCCCGACGTTTCCGAAAAACAAAATTACAGTGCCAACGCAGGCCCCTCAAAGCACGAATATAAAGAAGATACCTTAGACGATATTGATATGGTCAAGGTGCAAGTGAAATTCACAGCAACAGAGAAGAAAATCGTCAAAGAAGTGACGCATGCGGACGGTTCCAAGACTATAACTACAACTGTCGAAGAGCTAGATATTGCATGCAATGATGACAATGGCAGTAAACACAATCAACGCGCCACCATAGCGCTGGCTTCGTTTCCTTTGTCCAGCGAAAAGAGCGCTGTGCAGGAAAGTGCACAACTCTTACCAGAAAATAAATGCATTCACCATGAAGGTTGTCCAACGCATTTTTCAACCAAGAGCAATACGGGCTGGACGTGTGAAAATCACAGTAACCATTCCTTTCAGCTCACCCTGGGAAAGAAGACAAGCAAGCATCTTGCGGAGCAAAAGAATGCAGATATGGAAGAGATTGACAAGTACATCAACCAAAACTCGTGA
- the CRTISO4 gene encoding carotenoid isomerase (groups with CRTISO in phylogenetic tree containing various PDS ZDS and CRTISO.; phytoene dehydrogenase-related protein), translated as MRFSERSLIACAICSISSAFVPIIHTPQHQSPRTTRHQFTRIYAAVSSVPSNSIPDEADVVVIGSGLAGLSCAALLAHCGKRVVVLESHDAPGGAAHGWERRGFHFESGPSLYSGFAMERSPNPLKNIFQITGEDCEWITYDRWGTVMPDGTKFAAKIGPEEFQDVLESQGGPGAREEFAALMERMKPLSDAAQALTSLALREDPAVVVTLLKYPRDLIATLAQGQALNEPFKNIMDEMKIENKFVKNWLDMLCFLLQGLPASDTMNAVMAYMLADWYRPGVTLDFPKGGSSSIVSALVRAVQKNGSSVCVNSHVDEILVENGKTVGVRLTDGRKVHATQAVVSNADPYISNKLLLNARKSGQLNKAATDHLDALINTDKTEGGIADLKSFIHIHAGIDAAGLPDQPSADFPAQWAVVRDWDAPEGVESPRNIVLCSMPSLIDPSLAPEGKHVLHAYVPATEPYADWAGMDRKSEEYTKKKEQAADFLWSAIEEYIPNARDRAVPGTVQIGTPLTHERFLRRTRGTYGPRVEVGAGQTLPGHKTPLPGFYMVGDFTFPGIGVPATAASGAIAANTLVSVFDHLAMLDKVRLPEKEQKS; from the coding sequence ATGAGATTTTCGGAAAGATCACTAATTGCGTGTGCAATCTGCTCCATTTCGAGTGCTTTCGTACCCATCATCCACACGCCCCAGCATCAATCGCCACGTACAACCCGTCATCAATTCACCAGGATCTATGCGGCGGTGTCCTCCGTACCATCCAATAGCATTCCCGACGAAGCGGATGTGGTTGTTATTGGATCGGGACTCGCAGGACTCTCCTGTGCCGCACTTTTAGCCCATTGTGGCAAACGAGTGGTGGTGTTGGAATCGCATGATGCGCCCGGTGGTGCCGCGCACGGCTGGGAACGCCGTGGGTTTCACTTTGAATCCGGACCGTCTCTCTATTCCGGATTCGCCATGGAACGTTCTCCAAATCCTCTCAAAAATATCTTTCAAATCACGGGAGAAGACTGCGAGTGGATTACCTACGATCGGTGGGGTACCGTAATGCCGGATGGGACCAAGTTTGCCGCCAAAATTGGACCCGAAGAGTTTCAAGACGTATTGGAGAGCCAAGGAGGACCGGGAGCACGCGAAGAATTTGCGGCACTAATGGAGCGCATGAAGCCTCTGTCCGATGCTGCTCAAGCCTTGACATCGCTCGCTCTGCGGGAAGATCCAGCCGTTGTCGTTACGCTTCTGAAGTATCCCCGCGACCTTATTGCAACTCTGGCACAAGGACAAGCACTGAACGAACCATTCAAAAACATCATGGATGAAATGAAGATCGAAAATAAGTTTGTCAAAAACTGGCTAGATATGCTTTGCTTTCTCTTGCAAGGCTTGCCCGCTTCGGACACAATGAATGCGGTCATGGCCTATATGCTCGCCGATTGGTATCGACCTGGTGTCACTCTGGACTTTCCCAAAGGCGGATCCAGTTCTATTGTCAGTGCTTTGGTTCGTGCCGTCCAAAAGAATGGGTCTTCCGTTTGCGTCAACAGTCACGTGGATGAGATTCTGGTTGAAAATGGTAAGACTGTTGGAGTCCGACTGACCGATGGACGCAAGGTGCACGCCACACAAGCCGTTGTATCCAATGCAGATCCGTACATCAGCAACAAACTGCTCTTAAACGCAAGAAAGTCAGGTCAGCTCAATAAAGCTGCGACCGATCATCTGGACGCTTTAATAAACACCGACAAAACAGAGGGTGGTATTGCCGATTTGAAATCTTTCATCCACATTCATGCCGGCATTGATGCAGCTGGCCTCCCCGATCAGCCCAGTGCCGACTTTCCTGCACAATGGGCCGTTGTCCGTGACTGGGATGCCCCTGAAGGAGTAGAGAGCCCGCGCAACATCGTTTTGTGCTCCATGCCTTCGCTTATTGATCCTAGTCTTGCCCCTGAAGGCAAGCACGTCTTACATGCTTACGTTCCTGCCACGGAGCCATACGCGGATTGGGCCGGCATGGACCGCAAGTCGGAAGAATacacgaaaaagaaggagcAAGCTGCGGATTTTTTGTGGAGTGCCATTGAAGAGTACATTCCGAACGCTCGGGATCGTGCTGTTCCTGGCACGGTACAGATTGGAACACCCTTGACCCACGAACGATTTTTACGACGGACAAGGGGTACCTACGGTCCGCGTGTGGAAGTCGGTGCTGGACAGACTCTGCCCGGTCACAAGACTCCGTTGCCAGGTTTCTACATGGTAGGAGACTTCACATTTCCAGGTATTGGAGTACCCGCAACAGCAGCATCCGGCGCCATTGCGGCGAACACGCTAGTGTCGGTGTTTGATCATCTCGCAATGCTCGATAAGGTCCGTCTCCcggaaaaggaacaaaagtCTTGA